The sequence GCGTCCAAGATCGTGTCGTACACCCAGGGCTTCCACGAGATCGCGGCGGGCAGCGAAGAGTACGGCTGGGACATCGACCTCGGCGCGGTGGCCTCCATCTGGCGGGGCGGCTGCATCATCCGCGCCGCGTTCCTGGATCGCATCCGCGCGGCCTACGACGCCCGCCCCGACCTGCCGAGCCTGCTGTCGGACGAGACGTTCGCCCGCGAGATCGCCGACGCGCAGGACGACTGGCGCGAGGTGCAGATCGCGGCGGTGCGGCAGGGAGTGCCGACGCCCGGTTTCGCGGCGGCGCTCGCGTACTACGACGGCCTGCGCTCTCCGCGCCTGCCCGCGGCCCTGACCCAGGGCCAGCGCGACTTCTTCGGCGCGCACACGTACCGCAGGGTGGACCGCGAGGGCACGTTCCACACGCTGTGGGGCGGGGAGCGGGGAGAGGTTTCGGCGTAGGGGCCGGAGCCGCCTGACCAGAGGGGCCGGGCTGCGGTCGGGGCGTGGACCCGTGGACCGTGGCCCGGCCTCTCGGGTGCGGCGAGTGCTCTCCGTCCGCTGTGAGGTCGTAGGCCGCGGGGAGCCGCTTGGGCACGGCCGTGGTGCCGGACCGCGAGAGGCGCGGCGAGGGCGCCGCTCGGACGGCCGGCGCGCACAGCTGCGCGGCCCGGCCGGCCCTCGGGCGTCACGGGCACGTGGTACGCGGTACGCGGGCTCTGCCGGGGCGTCCGGTGCGGCCGGCGGGTCTGCCGTGGCCGGGCGCCCGGTTCCCCGCGCCCTCTGGCCGGCGGGCACCGCTCGGTGCGCCGGGGCTCAGGTGAGGGGCGGGCCGGGTTCGGGGTTCGGCACCGGTTCCGGGCCCGGCGGGATGGGAGACGGGGACGGCTCCGGCGGGCCCGGGTGGGGCGGCGCCGGGGACGGTGCGGGGCCGGGGCCGGGCGGGACCGGGGTCGGTTCCGGGGCCGGCTCCGGCGGCGGGACCGGGCTCGGATAGGGGTCCGGCGGAGTCGGGCTCGGGCCGGGGCCCGGGGCCGGAGCGGGCGGGACCGGGTCGGGATGCGGGCTGGTCATGATGTCCTCCGCGCTGTCACGGGACGTGGCCTGCGGACTACTCCCCCGCCTACCCGGAGCCCGCGCGGCCACTCACCCGACGGCACCACCGAAGGGGTCCGCGCGGGTGGCCGCCGGGAGGACGGAGGGCGACGACGGCCCGCGCCCGGATCCGACCGCGGCAGCGGGCACGGAACGCCGGGCCGACGGGCCGCCGCGCGACCACTCCCGGTGAACGCGGCGACGGTCCGCACGCGCCGGCCGGACGGATGTACGGCCGCCGCGACCGCTCACCCGCCGGGCGCGCGCCACGGATGCCGGTTCTCAGAACCGTCCGGGATGGACGCGCAGCCAGTCCTTGGCGGCCGAGAGCAGCTCGGGGTCGGCCGGCGGAGCGGTCTCCGGGTGGCGTTCGGCCCACTTGACGACGTACGGGCACAGCGGGGCCACCGGGACGCCCTCGCGCCCGGCGAGGGCGTACAGCTCGCGGGCGAGCGATCCGGCGATGCCCTTGCCCTCGTGGGCGGGCTCGACGATGGTGTGCACGGGGACCAGGGCGCGCGCGGGCGATTCCAGCACGAAGTACTCGATGCGGCCGACCACCTCACCGTCGCCGACGGCCTCCAGACGGCCCGCCGCCCGGTCGTCGCGGATCTCGGTCTCGCTCATGGCCACGCACGCTCCTAGTCCACCGGTCAGCCGGTCAGGCTCCTACGGCCTGCGGGCTGCGCTGCTGGTCCGACCCGGGCACGGGCTCGGACGGGTCGGCGCCGAGGGACACGATCCGGTTGCCGGCGTCGACATGCACGACGCGGGGCCGCAGCTCACGGGCCTCCGCGTCGGTGACCTGAGCGTAGCTGATGATGATCACCAGGTCACCGGGGTGCACGAGATGGGCGGCCGCCCCGTTGATCCCGACGACCCCGGAACCCCGCTCCCCCTCGATGACGTACGTCTCCAGCCGGGCCCCGTTGGTGATGTCGACGATGTGCACCAGTTCCCCGGGCAGCAGGTCGGCGGCATCGAGAAGATCGGCGTCGATGGTCACGGATCCCACGTAGTGCAGGTCGGCCTGGGTGACGGTGGCTCGATGGATCTTGGACTTGAACATGGTACGAAGCATCGAAATACTCCCGGAATAGGCTCCCTGCCTGCGTTCTTGCAGGTCAAGGGCTGTGTCCACACCCTACAACGAGTCGCACGCCCGGGCAGCTCTCCCTGGGTTTTCCAGGACTCATGCTGACCACTCCGCGGACGATCTGGACGGCAGCCGAAAGCGAAGGCGGTCCGCCCGGAGCCGGAGGCCGGGTGAGGAACTGGCCGACTTCGTCGACCAGCTTCCCCCGGTCCTGGCCGGTGAGGCTGCTCGCGGTGAGAAGCGGGCAGGTGCGGTGCCGGCGGGGTGGTTCAGCCGTCCCACGTCCAGTCGGCGATCTCGGGCAGATCCGTGCCGTGCTCGCGGATCCAGACGTGGTGACGTTGCCGGGCGTCCGCCATGCGCTGGCGCAGCGCCGTTGCGCGCACCGCCAGGCCGGGGACTCGGTCGATGACGTCCATGACCAGGCGGTAGCGGTCCAGGTCGTTGCGGACGACCATGTCGAACGGTGTGGTCGTGGTGCCGATCTCCTTGTAGCCGCGCACATGCGTGCCCCGGTGGCCGGTACGGCGGTAGGCCAGGCGGTGGATCAGCCACGGGTAGCCGTGATAGGCGAAGATCACCGGCTTGTCCGGGGTGAACAGGCCGTCGTACTCGAAGTCGCTCATGCCGTGCGGGTGTTCCTCGCTCGGCATCAGCCGGGCGATGTCGACGACGTTGACCACCCGCACGGCCAGCCCGGGCAGGTGTCGGCGCAGCAGCTGGGCGGCGGCCAGCACTTCCTGGGTGGGGACGTCGCCCGCGCAGGCGAGCACGACATCCGGCTCGCGCGAGCCGTCCTCGGTGCCCGCCCACTCCCAGATGCCCGCGCCGCGCGCGCAGTGGACCGTGGCGTCCTCCATCGACAGCCAGTCGAAGCAGGGCTGCTTGCCGGCGACGATCACGTTGACGTAGTCACGGCTGCGCAGTGCGTGGTCGGCCACCGAGAGCAGGGTGTTGGCGTCCGGCGGGAAGTAGACCCGTACGGCCTCGGGGCTCTTGTTGAGGATGTGGTCGACGAAACCGGGATCCTGGTGGGAGAACCCGTTGTGGTCCTGGCGCCACACATGTGAGGTGAGCAGGTAGTTGAGGGAGGCGATGGGGGCGCGCCAGGGCAGGCGGCGAGTGGTGCGCAGCCACTTGATGTGCTGGTTGACCATCGAGTCGACGATGTGCACGAACGCTTCGTAGCAGGAGAACAGTCCGTGCCGGCCGGTGAGGAGGTAGCCCTCCAGCCAGCCCTGGCAGGTGTGTTCGGAGAGGATCTCCATCACCCGGCCGTGCCGGTCGAGGTGTTCGTCCACGTCGAGGGTGTCCGCCTGCCAGGCCTTGCCGCTGGCCGCGTAGACGGCCTGGAGACGATTCGACGCGGTCTCGTCGGGGCCGACGAGACGGAAGTCCCGGCGCTCGGCGGTGGCCCGCATCACGTCCTCGAGCAGGTCGCCGAGCACGCGGGTCGGCTCGTGCTGGGTGGCGCCCGGCCTGTCGACGCGGACGGCATACCGTTCGAGCGGCGGCAGGGGCAGGTCGCGCAGCAGGAGCCCGCCGTTGGTGTGCGGGACGGCGCCGAGCCGGCGGGGCCCTTCGGGAACACAGGCCAGTACCTCGGCGCGCGGGGCACCGTGCTCGTCGAACAACTCTTCGGGCCGGTAGGAGCGCAGCCACTGTTCGAGCTGCCGCAGATGCTCGGGGTTGTCCCGCACGGCGGACAGCGGCACCTGGTGGGCCCGCCAGGTGCCTTCCACCGGCAGCCCGTCGACCTCGGCCGGGCCGGTCCAGCCCTTCGGGGTGCGCAGCACGATCACGGGCCAGCGCGGGCGGTCCGTGACCCCGTCCTCGCGAGCGGCGCGCTGCAGCGCGGTGATGCGGTCCAGCGCCGTGTCCATGGCCCGTGCCATCGCATGGTGCACGGCGGCCGGGTCGTCACCGGTGACATGGATCGGGTCGTGGCCGTACCCCTTGAGGAGGGCATCCAGCTCGGCTTCGGGGAGCCGGGACAGCACGGTCGGGTTGGCGATCTTGTAGCCGTTGAGGTGCAGAACCGGCAGGACCGCGCCGTCGTGGACGGGGTCGAGGAACTTGTTGGAGTGCCAGGAGGCCGCCAGCGGCCCGGTCTCCGCCTCGCCGTCGCCGATCACGCAGGTGACCAGCAGGCCCGGGTTGTCCAGGGCCGCACCGTAGGCATGCGAGAGCGCGTAGCCGAGTTCCCCTCCCTCGTGGATCGATCCGGGCGTCTCGGGCGCGACGTGACTCGGCACTCCCCCGGGGAAGGAGAACTGCTTGAACAGCCGGGCCATGCCGGCCGCGTCCCGGGTGATGTCGGGGTACGTCTCGGTGTAGGAACCCTCCAGCCAGGA comes from Streptomyces sp. SCL15-4 and encodes:
- a CDS encoding phosphoketolase family protein, which translates into the protein MPVDEQQTPAQPEECELKTLDAHWRAANYLAVGQIYLMANPLLTEPLRPEHVKPRLLGHWGTSPGLNLVHTHLNRVIKARDLDAICVWGPGHGGPAVLANSWLEGSYTETYPDITRDAAGMARLFKQFSFPGGVPSHVAPETPGSIHEGGELGYALSHAYGAALDNPGLLVTCVIGDGEAETGPLAASWHSNKFLDPVHDGAVLPVLHLNGYKIANPTVLSRLPEAELDALLKGYGHDPIHVTGDDPAAVHHAMARAMDTALDRITALQRAAREDGVTDRPRWPVIVLRTPKGWTGPAEVDGLPVEGTWRAHQVPLSAVRDNPEHLRQLEQWLRSYRPEELFDEHGAPRAEVLACVPEGPRRLGAVPHTNGGLLLRDLPLPPLERYAVRVDRPGATQHEPTRVLGDLLEDVMRATAERRDFRLVGPDETASNRLQAVYAASGKAWQADTLDVDEHLDRHGRVMEILSEHTCQGWLEGYLLTGRHGLFSCYEAFVHIVDSMVNQHIKWLRTTRRLPWRAPIASLNYLLTSHVWRQDHNGFSHQDPGFVDHILNKSPEAVRVYFPPDANTLLSVADHALRSRDYVNVIVAGKQPCFDWLSMEDATVHCARGAGIWEWAGTEDGSREPDVVLACAGDVPTQEVLAAAQLLRRHLPGLAVRVVNVVDIARLMPSEEHPHGMSDFEYDGLFTPDKPVIFAYHGYPWLIHRLAYRRTGHRGTHVRGYKEIGTTTTPFDMVVRNDLDRYRLVMDVIDRVPGLAVRATALRQRMADARQRHHVWIREHGTDLPEIADWTWDG
- a CDS encoding GNAT family N-acetyltransferase: MSETEIRDDRAAGRLEAVGDGEVVGRIEYFVLESPARALVPVHTIVEPAHEGKGIAGSLARELYALAGREGVPVAPLCPYVVKWAERHPETAPPADPELLSAAKDWLRVHPGRF
- the panD gene encoding aspartate 1-decarboxylase encodes the protein MLRTMFKSKIHRATVTQADLHYVGSVTIDADLLDAADLLPGELVHIVDITNGARLETYVIEGERGSGVVGINGAAAHLVHPGDLVIIISYAQVTDAEARELRPRVVHVDAGNRIVSLGADPSEPVPGSDQQRSPQAVGA